The nucleotide sequence CAATGGCAAAACCAGACCTCTCAACATATACTGTTACGAGGATAAACTTGTACAGGATGCATTGAGAAGGGTACTTGAGGCCGTTTTTGAACCATCATTTTATAACGAAATGATGGGATTTAGACCACATAGGGGATCACGAATGCATGTAATTTAAGATGCTCTAATTGCACAAGGTTTTGTGGGAATCACAAGAAGCCTTTTTTAATGGACATTGAAACATTCAGAAAGGCTGTTGATTCTTTGAAGGATTTTGATGGTGTTACAGGCATTATCGGAGGTGAGCCCACCCTTCACCCAGACTTTGAGAATTTTGCGTTATATATGCAGAGTGTACATACGCAACTCTGTGTGTCAATTTTATGATAACACTAAGTGATATCGCCGACAAGTTGCCGTTCTCATTTTCCTTATCTAGTCTTGCGCGTATCTTCTTATATTCCTCAAGCAGATTGGAAAGTTCCTGGATGTCTCCATCGATCATATCCAATTTGTTTTCATATTTGAATATATAGAATGGGATTAACATATAAAGCCTGTGTTCAAATATTTCATCTATGCTATAATCCCATATCCTTAAGAATGGAACTTTATATGACGCAGCATTTCCATCTGGCATTTTTAATTCTATAAGAGCATTCTCTGGAGTGCGTTCAGTTTTTCTTAACAGCAAAAGTCCTGTATTTGGAAAATCAAATATGACCTTATATAAGTCTCCCTCAACATCTGTTCTGGCTATCTGTGAATCATACTCGAATATCCTTATAAGAATTGATCCATCATACCTGCTGCTTTCGCATTCAATGTGATATTTCTTGATCATTTCATCAAATATGATTTCAAAACTGGAATCAGTTATCTTCTTTTCCATTGATCCATTCTTGTGTTCTATGAATTCTTCATTTCGTAGTCTTTTGATAATCGCTCTTTTATCATATTTTTCTCCAAATATATGATTTACAAATGGAATCAGCAGATCATCACATTTTGTTTCCATTGTCCTGAATGCATCATCATACGGTGTCGACGATTCCATAGGGTTCTCTTTCTTTTCTTCTGACATTTATTCACCTCAAATCTATTTATTTGCACTCAATTCATGCTTAGATCAGAGTTGCGAATAGAGCTAGGAAAAGTTTCAAACAATTCTATTACACATCGATTACCTTATGATCATGGGAAAATTGGCGAACGCCGGAATCTAATCATGAGTTGAAATGCCTAGATATAATATCATGTTAGATCACCAATGTAAAGTATGAAATTTTCAATGTTCAGAAATCTATATTCAAATTTAATCTGTTTTCCTTAAAATTGTTTATAAAATCCATCCGTAAATTTTTATTAACTTATCTTCTTAACATCCTCTGCAAACATTTCAATCTTTCTTTCACATCCAAACATACTTATTGTTGAATGGATTATTTTACTAGACTGATTTATGTAATCTACTGTAAAGATCCTGTCGCCGTAGACTTCCGGATACATGATCCTGTCACCTACATGTATAAGTAGATCAGTATCCAATTGATAACTGTTATCCGCTAATGGCTCTTCTAAATCCTTTTTTCTTTCCTCCAGCCATGGCAGGCGGGGATCTCCGTCGCCCCATAGTCCAAAATTTATTATTCTTTTCTTTCCAAATATCTCTGCTTCTATAGTTGCATAACGATGTCTATATTCCATCTTTGTTATATATTTATAATAATTTTTTAACGGCCCGATAACTTTGTCTATACGATTTGTTTTTGACAGGTGAACATAGCTCACATGCATGACACCATCATCAAGAATGCTTTTCAAGAATTCTTCATCTTCTTTACCAATCGGTATAAAGGTTTTCTCAGACTCTTTATTTTCTCTGCTTCCAAGTATCTCCGTAAAATAGGGAATTCTTTTCAAAGCTTTATCTACTTCCATTGGATTGTCGGTATCTATCAAAATATATCCCGGCAAAAGCCGACATAACATGATCAGACACTTTTCTTTTCTCCGCCTGACACTTTCATAAACTGGAATGATACAATCCCTGTAATATTCTTTCTCAAGCCTGCTTTCTATCATAGACTTCAATTTCTGCTCATCACCACTTTTTACTCTTATCACATACCACATATTTTCTCCCTTTTTTAGCAAGCTTCGCCACTCCGCATATCCAATGATATGCAGCTTTTCTACATACAATATGACCACACTTTTGCAGCATCGGTACTCACCCCATACCTGCATCTAATGTTTATTAACAGAATCGAATAAAAAGCAATCTATTTTTTCGTAGATTAAGTCAATCTACGAAATATTCGCAAATTTGACAAGGCCTAAAGGGCTCTTTTTTTTTTGCAAAAAATACAGAGCCTTTGCCCAAAAGGCATTGGCTCTATATGCTTCATTGAATCTTATAGTCAGCGAATATAATTTGACAAACTAATTAAAACTAATTAAAATTCCAATAACTAATTAAAACTAATTAATTCTTAAAGAACTAATTGACAATAATTAAAGGATGGTTAACTATGAGCAATCCATACAGCCTGACATTTGGAAAAATCCCATACGAATTAGTATCCAGAGATGCTGAAATTCTGGAAATGATAGATAATTTCAGAGTATTTGCAAGTTCATACCAGATGATGCTTATTGAGGATCTTCCGATCAATTTGCAAAAAACCCGTCCTGATCATTATCCGATCTGGACGGGTTTTTTAATTCTATATAATTTATTTTTCCTCGCAATTGGTCTGCGATACGATATATATCGGTCTTCTCTTGGTTTCGAGATAGGTCTTTGAAAGATAAAGTCCGAGTATTCCCATGCAAAGGAGCTGGATTCCGGCTATGAAAACTACGATGGTCACTGTTGAAGCCCAGCCTGCAACAGGATCTCCGAAATAGAGCCTTCTTGCAATGATGAATATCATTGATATTATCGATACAAAGAAGCAAATGCAGCCAATGAGTGACGAAAGGGTCAGCGGGAATGTTGAGAATGCAACTATTCCTTCAAGGCTGTACTTAAAGAGCTTCCAGAATGACCATTTTGTCTCGCCTGCAACTCTTTCTACATTTTCGTATTCCAGCCATTTGGTCTTAAATCCGACCCAGCCGAAAAGTCCTTTCGAAAAGCGGTTGTATTCACTCATATCAAGCAGTGCATTTACAAATTTTCTGCTCATGAGACGGTAATCTCTTGCACCATCTACCATGTCTGCCTGCGAAATATGATTCATTATCTTATAAAACATTCTTGCGAAGAATGAACGTATCGGGGGTTCACCTTTTCTTGTGACCCTGCGGGTTGCGACTGAATCGTAGCCCTGGTTTTTCACGACATCGTACATCTCCGGAAGGAGTGACGGCGGATCCTGCAGATCTGCGTCCATCATTACCACGTAATCTCCGGTGGAATTTTTAAGACCTGCGTATATGGCGCCTTCTTTTCCAAAATTTCTCGAGAATGATATATATCTGACTCTCGCATCTTTTTCTGCAAGTTCTTTCATTTCCTTAAGCGAATCATCTTTTGAGCCGTCATCAACAAAAATAAGCTCAAATTCGACATCTTTCATTTCTGCTGTCGATTTAATAAATTCTTCATAAAAAAGCGGTATACTTTCCTGCTCGTTATAACAGGGTACTATTGCTGAAATCTTATCCATCTTCTTCTAACTCTCCACTATTACAGCATATCACAAACATCATTCATAATAACACGAATAAAGTAAATCTTCAATTAGTCTAAGTCGCTAATTTTATACAATTTAGCCTATTATTACATGTTATAATCTAAAGGTAGTTGTATGCTTGTTATTCTTTAATGAACAGGAGGATTTCTTATGGGCAAAATGATATTCTGCCGTTGTCAGAAATGCGGCAACTTCGTAACCTTTATTGGCGACAAAACAGCCTGTACACCCAAGTGCTGCGGCGAAGAAATGAAGATTCTAAAGGCCAATTCTACCGATGGTGCTAATGAGAAGCATGTTCCCGATGTTAAGATCGACGGCGACAAGGTCTGTGTACAGGTGGGCTCTGTTATGCATCCCGCCCTTGCAGAGCATCATATTGTTTTCATATGCCTCGAAACAGAAAACGGATGCCAGATGCACTATATTACCCCCGGCGACGAGCCTAAGACTGAATTTCTCCTGAATGGCGAGAAAGCCGTTGCTGTTTATGAATATTGCAACCTCCACGGTCTTTGGGTTAAGGAGCTTTAAGCAATAAATTCAATCATTATAAAAAAGTGCCTTCGGCACTTCAACTCCCCTGCCCCTCACTCATGAGGGGTGGGGTTTTCTTTTGCTCCATTTTCATTCATAATAGTTATATGAACATACTGCAAAAAATCTTTACCGACTACTATGAAACAATTATTTTCACAATGAAACCTCGCTCATCTGTCATTGAAAACATCGACAAGATGATTAATTGTGGCAATCCAGACTTTGGTGGTGCCATGTATGGATGCCCGGATTGCGGAAAACTTAAATTTGTTCCCTTTCGCTGTCACAGCCGCTTTTGTCCTTCATGCGGAAATAAGTATTCCATGGAACGCACCACTAACATGTCCTTCAAGCTGATTAAGGTCAATCATAGACATTGCGTTTTTACCATTGCCGAAGATCTAAGGATTTACTTTTTACAGGATCGTTCTTTACTTAACTGCCTGTTTCATGCTGTTAACAGTGTTATTTCCCATATGTTCCGCAAAATAAATAAATCAAAAAATTTCACTCCCGGTTTTATCATGGTCCTGCACACTTTCGGACGTGATCTAAAATGGAATCCGCATATTCACTGTCTAATATCTGAAGGCGGTTACAGTGACAACGGCGAATGGCGAAACGTAACTCATTTTAATTACAAGCTTCTTCGCAGTTCATTTCAAACTGCACTTTTAAATGAATTAGAACCTTATCTTGGCTCTTCCTTTAAGAAAGTCAAAGCTGCCTGTTATGACAAAAATAAACAGGGCTTCTATGTTTATGCCAAGCCCAACAAATGCAACCCTACCACCGTAATTAAATACATTGGACGTTACCTTGGCAGACCCGTCATTGCAACTTCACGTATTGACAAATATGACGGTGATTATGTCACTTTCCACTACAACCGCCACGAAGATGACAAATATGTAGAAGAAACCATCCCTGCAACCGAGTTCATTGAACGTCTGATACGGCATATACCTGAAAAACACTTTAAGATGATACGTTATGGTGGTATTTATGCCCGTCACAGAGACATTGACAAAAATCTTAACCGCGCCATTTCAAAAGAAAAGCACTCATTTCTTCGTGGCTTCAATAAATGGCGTACTGCACAGCTTTCCGCGTTCGGATATGATCCTCTAAAATGCGATTGCGGTTCAACAATGCTGTTCCTGGAACTATATTTTAATCATAAGCGCGTTTCTCTTGAAGAACTATACGAGAAAGCCATGTCCAAGTCTCGTGGATTGCGTTCATCTGCATAACTTTATTAATCCGACTATACTTGGTATAATCCTTTCAGGAGGATACCAACATGAAACAAAACATTGAGAAACTGCGCAAAAAGTACATGGATAACCCACCAGAAGGTTTTTCTCCCAAGGACATTCGCAATATGAGCGAGGATGAACTTTTGGATTTGGATTATTTCTTAAATGATGACGAACTTGATGACGATTTTGGAGAAGATGGTTTCTACATCTTTTAATTTCCATACCGTCTGTTTGTCATGCATTCCTTCATTATTCATTTCAATTTAATGTCCGAACGTACGTTAGGATTTGTTGTCCAAAAAATTGGAATTTCCTATAAAGTAAAAAAGAACGCATAATAAAAGACCCTTATGAAGATTTACCACTATCTTCATAAGGGTCTTTTTTATGCGTCAGCTGCGCCGGATTTATGAAATTTTAAATATGCTCACAGAATCTTTTATCGCATCAGATCCGTTAGCAACAGCATCTGCGCTGTTCTGTACATCCGAACTCTTTGATGCAACCTGCTCTGCACTTGCTGTCAGGGCATCCACTGTAGCCGATACTTCCTCCGAGCTTGCTGACTGCTCTTCAGATATGGCAGCAACATTGGTTGCTATGGTATTTACATCTCCCATGATCGAGATCATCGTCTTCATGGTTGTACCGGTGTTATCAAGATTCCTAAAGATCTCCTCAAATGTCTTTTCTGCTGTTGCAACAGACTCCGTGCTCTTTTTGATCGCATCGACATTTTCAGTTGATTTCTTGGACAGTGCAGCAATCTGCTGTGCTATATCTCCTATGATCGCAGCTATCTCTGTTGTGGCATTTGCGCTGTCATTTGCAAGCTTTCCGATCTCATCTGCAACTACAGCAAATCCCTTGCCGGCCTCACCAGCCCTGGCTGCTTCTATAGATGCATTCAGTGACAGGAGGTTTGTCTGACCAGCTATGGAATTGATCATTTCAATGATATCCGTTATCTTCTTTGCCGACTCGTCAACCGAAACAACTGCTGTATCAACTTCGCCCATAGCCTTTGCAATAGAAGCCATGCTGTCTGTTACAGCCCTCATGTCATTCTGGCCTTCTCCCGCCTTAGAAACAAGGTTCGTCATGATCTCATTTGTCTCATTACCCTGATTTGTAAGGTCGCTGACCTTATTGGCAAGCTCTGTTGCGTCATTGGCAAGCTCTGTAACCGCATGTGCCATTCCATCCATCGTTTCCTTGATCTGGTTCATGGAATCAGCCTGTTTCCTTGCCTCTTCTGTCAGTTCATCAGCTACTGTCCTGCTGACACCTGCTTCCTGCGAAAGCTGTCCTGTCACGTCTCTCATGTTTGACAGGGTTTCTCTCATATGGGTTATGAACTTTCGCATATTGTGGTTCATTACGCCTATTTCATCATTACCGCGTTCTTCTATTTCAATGGAGAAATCATTGTCGGTGATGCTCATGAGATTCTCCGTAAGCTTCTTAACCGGTTTTGCAACGATCGCATATATCAGGCTTCTCATGACAAATCCGATCACAACTATCATGACCACTGCCAATATAGTGCAGATTATCAAAAACTGATTCAGTTTTGCAAGTATATTGCCCTGATCCACTGTAGAGATAAGTGTCCATCCTGTACCCGGTACGTTTTCGCAGTCAACATAGATCACATCCTTGCCGGATTTCATTGTGACAACTGTAGATGTGCCCTTCTGCGCTACGGAATAAATCTCCTGTATATAAATATCATCCGGATGATCTTCAACAGATGTTCCGTTATATTCAGCATCATAGAACGAAATGATCATATTTCCATCCATGAGCATGCTTTTACCTGTTCCCATCGGCTTTAATCCGGTAACAGTTTCCATTATCTTGGCAAGGGAGAAATCTGATGCCGCAACACCATGTCTGCCATCCTTAACTGTGATATCCCTTGAAATCGGAACAACCATTGCATTTGTAACCATATCAAAATAAGCTGAACCCACAGCAAAGCTCTTATGCGTCGTACCATCCTGGTACCAGCCTCTGGTCGTACAGTCATAATCCGCATCCGGCACCCATCCGCTCGGGTCAACCCAGTCCCCATTATCAAAACCTATATATATTCCGTTTTCAGCACTTGCATTAAAGGTTTTTGATAATTCGAGGAAAGCCAGCAGATCAGCATCGTCTTTGAAATCTCTTGTCTCGAGAGTCAGTGCCATGGCATCCGCAGAACCGATAAACTTTTCAATATCTGCTCCTAAAATATTGGCATTTGCAATACTTTCCTGCTGAAGATTATTCTCTGACAGCTGTTAAATAATCCCTCTTGCCTGCATGGAAAGAAATACTATCATAAATACAATAAGTACGCCAATAAGCGGTATCAGGATCTTCATAAGTTTTCCGCTTATTGTCTTAATCGGCTTGTTATGGGCAGATGCTTCCTTTTTTTTGATTCCTTTCATATAACTTCCCTCCTGGTAAAAAAGTTTACAATATCCCATTTAGCAAATTTTCTTATTCTATGTTAATAATGCACAATTCCCACAAGTCTCAAGAGCGTCTGTTATTGTTATTATACAAAATAATCCATTATATTTGTTGCATGTACCCCATAAAAAGCAAAAAAGAAGTTACTGTTCACAGGCAAACTGCGCACTCCGCTACTCTGTACGCTATTTCACTAAGTGCTGAAGCACTAAGTGAAATATGTGTGCGCAGTTATGCCACAATAACTTTGACTGAACACTGGGTTTTGCCCATTGCCGTATGCGCATAATACTTAGCGAAGCAAAGCTGAGCTTAGTATATGCCACACAGAGGGGGCAATCTTAAATGGCAAAACCCGTTACTGGAGCACGCTGAAAGCGTGTGAACAGTAATAAAAAAGTGCCTTCGGCACTTCAACTCCCCTGCCCCTCACTCATGAGGGGGTGGGGTTTTCTTTTGTTCCATTTTCATTCATAATAGTTATATGAACATACTGCAAAAAATCTTTACCGACTACTATGAAACAATTATTTTCACAATGAAACCTCGCTCATATGTCATTGAAAACATCGACAAGATGATTAATTGTGGCAATCCAGACTTTGGTGGTGCCATGTATGGATGCCCGGATTGCGGAAAACTTAAATTTGTTCCCTTTCGCTGTCACAGCCGCTTTTGTCCTTCATGCGGAAATAAGTATTCCATGGAACGCACCACTAACATGTCCTTCAAGCTGATTAAGGTCAATCATAGACATTGCGTTTTTACCATTGCAGAAGATTTAAGGATCTACTTCTTACAGGATCGTACTCTTCTAAATTGCTTGTTCCACGCTGTTAACAGTGTTATTTCCCATATGTTCCGCAAAATAAATAAATCAAAAAATTTCACTCCCGGTTTTATCATGGTCCTGCACACTTTCGGACGTGATCTAAAATGGAATCCGCATATTCACTGTCTAATATCTGAAGGCGGTTACAGTGACAACGGCGAATGGCGAAACGTAACTCATTTTAATTACAAGCTTCTTCGCAGTTCATTTCAAACTGCACTTTTAAATGAATTAGAACCTTATCTTGGCTCTTCCTTTAAGAAAGTCAAAGCTGCCTGTTATGACAAAAATAAACAGGGCTTCTATGTTTATGCCAAGCCCAACAAATGCAACCCTACCACCGTAATTAAATACATTGGACGTTACCTTGGCAGACCCGTCATTGCAACTTCACGTATTGACAAATATGACGGTGATTATGTCACTTTCCACTACAACCGCCACGAAGATGACAAATATGTAGAAGAAACCATCCCTGCAACCGAGTTCATTGAACGTCTGATACGGCATATACCTGAAAAACACTTTAAGATGATACGTTATGGTGGTATTTATGCCCGTCACAGAGACATTGACAAAAATCTTAACCGCGCCATTTTAAAAGAAAAGCACTCATTTCTTCGTGGCTTCAATAAATGGCGTACTTCACAGCTATCCGCATTCGGATATGATCCTTTAAAATGCGATTGCGGTTCAACAATGCTGTTCTTGGAACTATATTTTAATCACAAGCGCGTTTCTCTTGAAGAACTATACGAGAAAGCAATGTCCAAATCTCGTGGATTGCATTCATCTGCATGACTTTCTTAAACAGTCTATACTTGATATAATCCTTTCAGGAGGATACCAACATGGAACAAAACATTGAGAAACTGCGCAAAAAATACATGGATAACCCACCAGAAGGTTTTTCGTCCAAGGACATTCGCAATATGAGCGAGGATGAACTTTTGGACATGGATTATTTTCTAAATGATGACGAACTTGATGACGATTTTGGAGAAGATGGTTTCTATATCTTCTAATTGCCCTATCGTCTTTTTATCATCCCCTTCCTTTGTTCTTCCCTTTTCATTCGTTCGAACATATGTTAGGATTGATTGCAAAAAAAATCGGAATTTCCTATAAAGCAAAAAAGAATCCGGCTCATCACCGGATCCTTTTTAGGAACTGTCAATGTCATCTAGTCAAATTCATATATTGCCACACCGAACGGTGCAAGAGGGAAACCTATTGAATAATCGCAATTATCCCAGGATATCTTCTCTGTCTTAAGAGTTTTAGGAAGCAGAAGTCCTGTTCCTCCAAAACGTTTCTCATCACTGTTCAATACAAGATGAGCTGTTGTATCTTTTAAGAATCCCATGCGGTAATCATCTCTTCTCACGGGTGTGAAGTT is from Lachnospiraceae bacterium C1.1 and encodes:
- a CDS encoding desulfoferrodoxin family protein, producing MIFCRCQKCGNFVTFIGDKTACTPKCCGEEMKILKANSTDGANEKHVPDVKIDGDKVCVQVGSVMHPALAEHHIVFICLETENGCQMHYITPGDEPKTEFLLNGEKAVAVYEYCNLHGLWVKEL
- a CDS encoding transcription termination/antitermination NusG family protein, which gives rise to MWYVIRVKSGDEQKLKSMIESRLEKEYYRDCIIPVYESVRRRKEKCLIMLCRLLPGYILIDTDNPMEVDKALKRIPYFTEILGSRENKESEKTFIPIGKEDEEFLKSILDDGVMHVSYVHLSKTNRIDKVIGPLKNYYKYITKMEYRHRYATIEAEIFGKKRIINFGLWGDGDPRLPWLEERKKDLEEPLADNSYQLDTDLLIHVGDRIMYPEVYGDRIFTVDYINQSSKIIHSTISMFGCERKIEMFAEDVKKIS
- a CDS encoding transposase translates to MNILQKIFTDYYETIIFTMKPRSYVIENIDKMINCGNPDFGGAMYGCPDCGKLKFVPFRCHSRFCPSCGNKYSMERTTNMSFKLIKVNHRHCVFTIAEDLRIYFLQDRTLLNCLFHAVNSVISHMFRKINKSKNFTPGFIMVLHTFGRDLKWNPHIHCLISEGGYSDNGEWRNVTHFNYKLLRSSFQTALLNELEPYLGSSFKKVKAACYDKNKQGFYVYAKPNKCNPTTVIKYIGRYLGRPVIATSRIDKYDGDYVTFHYNRHEDDKYVEETIPATEFIERLIRHIPEKHFKMIRYGGIYARHRDIDKNLNRAILKEKHSFLRGFNKWRTSQLSAFGYDPLKCDCGSTMLFLELYFNHKRVSLEELYEKAMSKSRGLHSSA
- a CDS encoding transposase, with product MNILQKIFTDYYETIIFTMKPRSSVIENIDKMINCGNPDFGGAMYGCPDCGKLKFVPFRCHSRFCPSCGNKYSMERTTNMSFKLIKVNHRHCVFTIAEDLRIYFLQDRSLLNCLFHAVNSVISHMFRKINKSKNFTPGFIMVLHTFGRDLKWNPHIHCLISEGGYSDNGEWRNVTHFNYKLLRSSFQTALLNELEPYLGSSFKKVKAACYDKNKQGFYVYAKPNKCNPTTVIKYIGRYLGRPVIATSRIDKYDGDYVTFHYNRHEDDKYVEETIPATEFIERLIRHIPEKHFKMIRYGGIYARHRDIDKNLNRAISKEKHSFLRGFNKWRTAQLSAFGYDPLKCDCGSTMLFLELYFNHKRVSLEELYEKAMSKSRGLRSSA
- a CDS encoding glycosyltransferase family 2 protein, with product MDKISAIVPCYNEQESIPLFYEEFIKSTAEMKDVEFELIFVDDGSKDDSLKEMKELAEKDARVRYISFSRNFGKEGAIYAGLKNSTGDYVVMMDADLQDPPSLLPEMYDVVKNQGYDSVATRRVTRKGEPPIRSFFARMFYKIMNHISQADMVDGARDYRLMSRKFVNALLDMSEYNRFSKGLFGWVGFKTKWLEYENVERVAGETKWSFWKLFKYSLEGIVAFSTFPLTLSSLIGCICFFVSIISMIFIIARRLYFGDPVAGWASTVTIVVFIAGIQLLCMGILGLYLSKTYLETKRRPIYIVSQTNCEEK
- a CDS encoding methyl-accepting chemotaxis protein — its product is MALTLETRDFKDDADLLAFLELSKTFNASAENGIYIGFDNGDWVDPSGWVPDADYDCTTRGWYQDGTTHKSFAVGSAYFDMVTNAMVVPISRDITVKDGRHGVAASDFSLAKIMETVTGLKPMGTGKSMLMDGNMIISFYDAEYNGTSVEDHPDDIYIQEIYSVAQKGTSTVVTMKSGKDVIYVDCENVPGTGWTLISTVDQGNILAKLNQFLIICTILAVVMIVVIGFVMRSLIYAIVAKPVKKLTENLMSITDNDFSIEIEERGNDEIGVMNHNMRKFITHMRETLSNMRDVTGQLSQEAGVSRTVADELTEEARKQADSMNQIKETMDGMAHAVTELANDATELANKVSDLTNQGNETNEIMTNLVSKAGEGQNDMRAVTDSMASIAKAMGEVDTAVVSVDESAKKITDIIEMINSIAGQTNLLSLNASIEAARAGEAGKGFAVVADEIGKLANDSANATTEIAAIIGDIAQQIAALSKKSTENVDAIKKSTESVATAEKTFEEIFRNLDNTGTTMKTMISIMGDVNTIATNVAAISEEQSASSEEVSATVDALTASAEQVASKSSDVQNSADAVANGSDAIKDSVSIFKIS